A stretch of the Vidua chalybeata isolate OUT-0048 chromosome 19, bVidCha1 merged haplotype, whole genome shotgun sequence genome encodes the following:
- the LOC128797840 gene encoding myosin-1B-like isoform X1, translating into MSSDAEMAIFGEAAPYLRKSEKERIEAQNKPFDAKSSVFVVHAKESFVKGTITSRESGKVTVKTEGGETLTVKDDQIFSMNPPKYDKIEDMAMMTHLHEPAVLYNLKERYAAWMIYTYSGLFCVTVNPYKWLPVYNPEVVLAYRGKKRQEAPPHIFSISDNAYQFMLTDRENQSILITGESGAGKTVNTKRVIQYFATIAASGEKKKEEQTSGKMQGTLEDQIISANPLLEAFGNAKTVRNDNSSRFGKFIRIHFGATGKLASADIETYLLEKSRVTFQLKAERSYHIFYQIMSNKKPELIDMLLITTNPYDYQFVSQGEITVASINDQEELMATDSAIDILGFSADEKTAIYKLTGAVMHYGNLKFKQKQREEQAEPDGTEVADKAAYLMGLNSADLLKALCYPRVKVGNEYVTKGQTVQQVYNSVGALAKAVYEKMFLWMVVRINEQLDTKQPRQYFIGVLDIAGFEIFDFNSLEQLCINFTNEKLQQFFNHHMFVLEQEEYKKEGIEWTFIDFGMDLAACIELIEKPMGIFSILEEECMFPKATDTSFKNKLYDQHLGKSNNFQKPKPAKGKAEAHFSLVHYAGTVDYNITGWLEKNKDPLNETVIGLYQKSSVKTLALLFASYGGAEAEASGGGGGGKKGGKKKGSSFQTVSALFRENLNKLMTNLRSTHPHFVRCIIPNETKTPGKNPKQKDPCSDTSIPLCTAVWAIHLCSALPGAMEHELVLHQLRCNGVLEGIRICRKGFPSRVLYADFKQRYKVLNASAIPEGQFIDSKKASEKLLGSIDVDHTQYKFGHTKVFFKAGLIGILEEMRDEKLAQLITRTQARCRGFLMRVEYQRMVERRESIFCIQYNIRAFMNVKHWPWMKLFFKIKPLLKSAESEKEMANMKEEFEKTKEELAKSEAKRKELEEKMASLMKEKNDLQLQVQAEADALADAEERCDQLIKTKIQLEAKVKEVTERAEDEEEINAELTAKKRKLEDECSELKKDIDDLELTLAKVEKEKHATENKVKNLTEEMAALDETIAKLTKEKKALQEAHQQTLDDLQAEEDKVNTLTKAKTKLEQQVDDLEGSLEQEKKLRMDLERAKRKLEGDLKLAQDSIMDLENDKQQLDEKLKKKDFEISQIQSKIEDEQALGMQLQKKIKELQARIEELEEEIEAERTSRAKAEKHRADLSRELEEISERLEEAGGATAAQVEMNKKREAEFQKMRRDLEEATLQHEATAAALRKKHADSTAELGEQIDNLQRVKQKLEKEKSEMKMEIDDLASNMESVSKAKANLEKMCRTLEDQLSEIKTKEEEHQRMINDLNAQRARLQTEAGEFSRQVDEKDALISQLSRGKQAFTQQIEELKRHLEEEIKAKNALAHALQSSRHDCDLLREQYEEEQEAKGELQRALSKANSEVAQWRTKYETDAIQRTEELEEAKKKLAQRLQDAEEHVEAVNAKCASLEKTKQRLQNEVEDLMIDVERSNAACAALDKKQKNFDKILAEWKQKYEETQAELEASQKESRSLSTELFKMKNAYEESLDHLETMKRENKNLQQEISDLTEQIAEGGKAIHELEKVKKQIEQEKSEIQAALEEAEASLEHEEGKILRLQLELNQVKSEIDRKIAEKDEEIDQMKRNHLRIVDSMQSTLDAEIRSRNEALRLKKKMEGDLNEMEIQLSHANRVAAEAQKNLRNTQAVLKDTQIHLDDALRTQEDLKEQVAMVERRANLLQAEIEELRAALEQTERSRKLAEQELLDASERVQLLHTQNTSLINTKKKLETDISQIQSEMEDTIQEARNAEEKAKKAITDAAMMAEELKKEQDTSAHLERMKKNLDQTVKDLQHRLEEAEQLALKGGKKQIQKLEARVRELEGEVDAEQKRSAEAVKGVRKYERRVKELTYQSEEDRKNILRLQDLVDKLQTKVKSYKRQAEEAEELSNVNLSKFRKIQHELEEAEERADIAESQVNKLRAKSRDIHGKKIEEEE; encoded by the exons ATGTCTTCGGACGCTGAGATGGCCATCTTTGGGGAGGCTGCTCCTTACCTCCGAAAGTcagagaaggagagaattgAGGCCCAGAACAAACCTTTTGATGCCAAGTCATCTGTTTTCGTGGTACATGCAAAGGAGTCCTTTGTGAAAGGGACAATCACGAGCAGGGAATCGGGCAAGGTCACTGTCAAGACTGAAGGGGGAGAG ACCCTGACCGTAAAGGATGATCAAATCTTCTCCATGAACCCTCCCAAGTATGACAAAATCGAGGACATGGCCATGATGACCCACCTCCACGAACCCGCCGTGCTGTACAACCTCAAAGAGCGTTACGCAGCCTGGATGATCTAC ACCTACTCGGGTCTCTTCTGCGTCACTGTCAACCCCTACAAGTGGCTGCCGGTGTACAACCCCGAGGTGGTGTTGGCCTACCGAGGCAAGAAGCGCCAGGAGGCCCCTCCACACATCTTCTCCATCTCTGACAACGCCTATCAGTTCATGCTGACTG ATCGGGAGAACCAGTCCATCCTGATCAC CGGAGAATCCGGGGCCGGAAAGACTGTGAACACAAAGCGTGTCATCCAGTACTTTGCAACAATTGCAGCCAGCggagagaagaagaaggaagagcagaCATCAGGCAAAATGCAG GGAACACTTGAGGATCAAATCATCAGTGCCAACCCACTGCTGGAGGCCTTTGGAAACGCCAAGACCGTGAGGAACGACAACTCCTCACGCTTT GGCAAATTCATCAGAATCCATTTTGGTGCCACAGGAAAACTGGCTTCTGCGGATATTGAAACAT ATCTGCTGGAGAAGTCCAGAGTCACTTTCCAGCTCAAGGCGGAAAGGAGCTACCACATCTTTTATCAGATCATGTCCAACAAGAAGCCAGAGCTAATTG ACATGCTCCTCATCACCACCAACCCATATGACTACCAATTTGTGAGTCAAGGCGAGATCACTGTTGCCAGCATTAACGACCAGGAGGAGTTGATGGCCACAGAT AGTGCCATTGACATCCTGGGTTTCAGTGCTGATGAGAAAACAGCCATCTACAAGCTGACAGGGGCTGTCATGCACTACGGGAACCTGAAGTTCAAGCAGAAGCAGCgtgaggagcaggcagagcctgatggcacTGAAG TTGCTGACAAGGCTGCCTACCTGATGGGTCTGAACTCAGCAGACCTGCTCAAGGCCCTCTGCTACCCCCGAGTCAAGGTGGGGAATGAATACGTGACCAAAGGCCAAACTGTGCAGCAG GTATACAATTCAGTGGGTGCCCTGGCAAAGGCTGTCTATGAGAAGATGTTCCTGTGGATGGTTGTTCGCATCAACGAACAGCTGGACACGAAGCAGCCCCGGCAGTACTTCATTGGTGTCCTGGACATTGCTGGCTTTGAGATCTTTGAT ttcaacagcctggagcagctgtgcatCAACTTCACCAATGAGAAACTGCAACAGTTCTTCAACCACCACATGTtcgtgctggagcaggaggagtaCAAGAAGGAGGGGATTGAATGGACATTCATTGACTTTGGCATGGACCTGGCTGCCTGCATTGAGCTCATTGAGAAG CCCATGGGCATCTTCTCCATCCTGGAAGAGGAGTGCATGTTCCCCAAGGCAACTGACACCTCTTTCAAGAACAAGCTCTATGACCAGCACCTGGGCAAGTCCAACAACTTCCAGAAGCCCAAGCCTGCCAAAGGCAAGGCTGAGGCCCACTTCTCCCTGGTGCACTACGCTGGCACAGTGGACTACAACATCACTGGGTGGCTGGAGAAGAACAAGGACCCTCTGAATGAAACTGTCATTGGGCTGTACCAGAAATCATCTGTGAAGACCCTGGCTTTACTTTTTGCTTCTTATGGCGGAGCAGAAGCAG aggCTAGTGGTGGTGGTGGCGGCGGCAAGAAGGGAGGCAAGAAGAAGGGTTCTTCTTTCCAGACTGTCTCAGCTCTTTTCAGG GAGAATCTCAACAAGCTGATGACCAATCTGCGGAGCACTCACCCCCATTTTGTGCGCTGTATCATCCCCAATGAGACTAAAACACCTGGTAAGAACCCCAAGCAGAAAGATCCTTGCTCTGATACATCCATTCCCCTCTGCACTGCAGTCTGGGCCATTCATTTGTGCTCTGCATTGCCAGGTGCCATGGAGCACGAGCTGGTGCTGCACCAGCTGCGCTGTAACGGCGTGCTGGAAGGGATCAGGATTTGCAGGAAAGGCTTCCCCAGCAGAGTCCTCTACGCTGACTTCAAACAGAG ATACAAGGTGCTTAATGCCAGTGCCATCCCTGAGGGACAGTTCATCGATAGCAAGAAGGCTTCTGAGAAGCTCCTTGGGTCAATCGATGTGGACCACACCCAGTACAAATTTGGACACACCAAG GTGTTCTTCAAAGCTGGGCTGATAGGGATCCTAGAGGAGATGAGGGATGAGAAGCTGGCACAGCTCATCACCCGCACCCAGGCCAGGTGCAGGGGCTTCCTAATGAGGGTGGAGTACCAGAGAATGGTGGAGCGGAG GGAATCCATCTTCTGCATCCAGTACAACATTCGTGCATTCATGAATGTCAAACACTGGCCATGGATGAAGCTGTTCTTCAAGATCAAGCCCTTACTGAAGAGTGCAGAGTCTGAGAAGGAGATGGCCAACATGAAGGAAGAGTTTGAGAAAACCAAGGAGGAGCTTGCAAAGTCTGAGGCAAAGAGGAAAGAGCTTGAGGAGAAAATGGCATCTctaatgaaggagaaaaatgaccTGCAGCTCCAAGTGCAGGCT GAAGCTGATGCTTTGGCTGATGCTGAGGAAAGGTGTGACCAGCTcatcaaaaccaaaatccagCTGGAAGCCAAAGTCAAGGAGGTGACTGAAAGGGCAGAGGATGAAGAGGAAATTAATGCTGAACTGACAGCCAAGAAGAGGAAGCTGGAGGATGAATGTTCAGAGCTGAAGAAAGATATTGATGACCTTGAGCTAACACTAGCCaaggtggagaaggaaaaacatgCCACTGAAAACAAG GTGAAAAACTTGACTGAGGAGATGGCAGCACTGGATGAGACCATTGCCAAGCtgacaaaagagaagaaagcccTCCAAGAAGCCCATCAGCAGACCCTGGATGacctgcaggcagaggaggacAAAGTCAATACTCTGACCAAAGCCAAGACCAAGCTGGAACAGCAAGTGGATGAT CTGGAAGGGTCCCTGGAGCAAGAGAAGAAATTGCGCATGGACCTGGAGAGAGCTAAGAGGAAACTGGAAGGAGACCTGAAGCTGGCCCAGGACAGCATCATGGATTTGGAGAATGAtaagcagcagctggatgagaaactgaagaa GAAAGACTTTGAGATCAGCCAGATCCAGAGCAAGATCGAGGATGAACAAGCCCTGGGCATGCAACTTCAGAAGAAGATCAAGGAGCTGCAG GCCCGTattgaggagctggaggaggaaattGAGGCAGAGCGAACCTCTCGCGCTAAAGCAGAGAAGCATCGCGCTGACCTGtccagggagctggaggagatcaGCGAGCGCCTGGAAGAAGCAGGAggtgccacagcagctcaggtggAGATGAACAAGAAGCGTGAGGCGGAATTCCAGAAGATGCGCCGTGACCTGGAAGAGGCCACGCTGCAGCACGAAGCCACGGCTGCCGCCCTGCGCAAGAAGCACGCggacagcacagctgagctgggcgAGCAGATCGACAACCTGCAACGCGTGAagcagaagctggagaaggagaagagtgAGATGAAGATGGAAATTGACGACTTGGCCAGTAACATGGAGTCTGTCTCCAAAGCCAAG GCCAACCTTGAGAAGATGTGCCGCACACTGGAAGATCAGCTGAGTGAGATAAAGACCAAGGAAGAAGAGCATCAGCGCATGATCAATGACCTCAATGCTCAAAGAGCTCGTCTGCAGACAGAAGCAG GTGAATTTTCACGGCAGGTTGATGAGAAAGATGCTCTGATTTCTCAACTGTCGAGAGGCAAACAGGCTTTCACCCAACAGATTGAGGAACTCAAGAGGCACCTAGAGGAAGAAATTAAG GCCAAGAATGCCCTGGCCCATGCCCTGCAGTCCTCTCGCCACGACTGTGACTTGCTCCGGGAACAAtatgaggaggagcaggaggccaAGGGGGAGCTGCAGCGAGCCCTGTCCAAGGCCAACAGCGAAGTGGCCCAGTGGAGAACCAAATACGAGACGGACGCGATTCAGCGCACGGAGGAGCTTGAGGAGGCCAA GAAGAAGCTGGCCCAGCGCCTGCAGGATGCAGAGGAACATGTTGAGGCTGTCAATGCCAAATGTGCCTCCctggaaaagacaaagcagaggctgcagaatgAAGTGGAGGATCTGATGATTGACGTGGAGAGATCCaatgctgcctgtgctgctctggataAGAAGCAGAAGAACTTTGACAAG ATCCTGGCAGAATGGAAGCAGAAGTATGAGGAAAcgcaggctgagctggaggccTCGCAGAAGGAGTCGCGCTCTCTGAGCACGGAGCTGTTCAAGATGAAGAATGCCTATGAGGAGTCCTTGGACCACCTGGAAACAATGAAGCGGGAGAACAAGAACTTGCAGC AGGAGATTTCCGACCTCACGGAGCAGATTGCGGAGGGAGGAAAGGCGATTCATGAGCTGGAGAAAGTCAAGAAGCAGATTGAGCAGGAGAAATCTGAAatccaggctgctctggaggaAGCTGAG GCCTCCCTGGAACATGAGGAGGGGAAGATCCTGCGCCTGCAGCTTGAGCTCAACCAAGTGAAGTCTGAGATTGACAGGAAGATAGCAGAGAAAGACGAGGAGATTGACCAGATGAAGAGAAACCACCTCAGAATTGTGGACTCCATGCAGAGCACCCTGGATGCTGAGATCAGGAGCAGGAATGAAGCCCTGAGGCTGAAGAAGAAGATGGAGGGAGACCTGAATGAAATGGAGATCCAATTGAGCCATGCCAACCGTgtggctgcagaggcacagaagAACCTGAGGAacacccaggctgtgctgaag GACACCCAGATCCACTTGGATGATGCTCTCAGGACACAGGAGGACCTGAAGGAGCAGGTGGCCATGGTGGAGCGCAGAGCAAACCTGCTGCAGGCTGAAATTGAGGAGCTCcgagcagccctggagcagacGGAGCGGTCAAGGAAATTGGCTGAGCAGGAGCTTCTGGATGCAAGTGAGCGTGTGCAGCTCCTCCATACTCAG AACACCAGCCTGATCAATACTAAGAAGAAGCTGGAAACGGACATTTCCCAGATCCAGAGTGAAATGGAGGATACCATCCAGGAAGCCCGCAATGCTGAGGAGAAGGCCAAGAAGGCCATCACAGAT GCGGCCATGATGGCAGAAGAGCTGAAGAAGGAGCAGGACACCAGTGCCCACCTGGAGAGGATGAAGAAGAATCTGGACCAGACGGTGAAGGACCTGCAGCACCGCCTGGAAGAGGCTGAGCAGCTGGCActgaagggagggaagaagcaGATCCAGAAGCTGGAGGCCAGG GTGCGGGAGCTGGAAGGGGAGGTTGATGCTGAGCAGAAGCGCAGCGCTGAAGCCGTGAAGGGCGTGCGCAAGTACGAGCGGAGGGTGAAGGAACTCACCTACCAG TCTGAGGAAGACAGGAAGAATATTCTCAGGCTGCAGGATCTGGTGGACAAGCTGCAAACGAAAGTGAAATCCTACAAGAGACAAGCTGAGGAGGCT